From Alteromonas sp. RKMC-009, one genomic window encodes:
- the mdoH gene encoding glucans biosynthesis glucosyltransferase MdoH, protein MGLLTVVSTALAGCSLFEIFRPNRFTPLEMIQLALSMVLFIWLTWSFWTSVIGFLLKLFHIDPLSLRRELKASDDQAPITQRHAIVMPVYNEDTDRIIVGFEACVKVILDTPYADKYDFYMLSDTQDKEKAEAELKAWQRLISRLGEQSQQIFYRRREDNWGRKVGNITDFCERWGSQYESMLVLDADSVMSAHRVLDMTRRIEANPEAAMIQTIPMPVRQDTFFGRFVQFAAHLYSPMLATGLSFWQTDSANYWGHNAIIRVQPFMQHCGLPTLKGRAPFGGDVLSHDFVEAALLRRAGWECYLITDTDGSYEEVPGNMVDYAIRDRRWVQGNIQHLGLLSTKGLKATNRLHFAFGAFAYMSSLLLFMMLMAGTADALVKALIDPVYFTSAHQLFPEWQIVHEGLMIATLYGTIALLFMPKMLGVILALIQRRKDFGGAFRLMSGALIELFMAVLIAPMMMFFHSYFVISVFIGHQVKWEAQTREGRMVPWKVAISKAATMTTLGLIWAGVTFYFTPSLFLWLLPVLTGMVFAAPIIRLTSSLSFGKTCRRLGIFVIQEEIKEAPVLVEVREHMATISAEEIAGYPALQPVLPDETHQTMFVQDLKAPPLPKRLTDGQIAEFAQSRPKAKHAA, encoded by the coding sequence ATGGGGCTGTTGACCGTAGTGTCTACGGCCCTTGCCGGCTGCAGCCTGTTTGAAATTTTCAGGCCCAACCGGTTTACGCCGCTGGAAATGATACAACTAGCACTGAGTATGGTGCTGTTCATCTGGCTGACCTGGTCATTCTGGACCTCTGTTATCGGCTTTCTGCTGAAGCTTTTTCATATCGACCCGTTATCACTCCGCCGGGAATTGAAAGCCTCTGATGATCAGGCGCCCATCACCCAACGCCACGCTATCGTGATGCCGGTGTACAACGAAGATACAGACCGTATTATCGTTGGTTTCGAAGCGTGTGTGAAAGTTATTCTCGATACCCCGTACGCTGACAAATACGATTTTTATATGTTGAGCGATACCCAGGATAAGGAGAAAGCCGAAGCGGAGCTTAAAGCCTGGCAGCGTCTTATTTCCCGTCTTGGCGAACAAAGCCAACAAATTTTTTATCGCCGCCGCGAAGATAACTGGGGCCGTAAGGTAGGTAACATCACCGATTTTTGTGAGCGCTGGGGCAGTCAGTACGAATCGATGCTGGTGTTGGATGCCGACAGTGTTATGTCTGCTCACCGCGTGCTGGATATGACCCGCCGTATCGAAGCTAACCCTGAAGCGGCAATGATTCAGACTATTCCCATGCCTGTACGTCAGGACACATTCTTCGGGCGTTTTGTGCAGTTTGCTGCGCACCTCTACAGCCCGATGCTGGCCACCGGTTTGTCGTTCTGGCAGACAGACAGCGCGAATTATTGGGGTCACAATGCCATCATCCGTGTGCAGCCTTTTATGCAGCACTGTGGCTTACCTACCCTCAAAGGCAGGGCACCGTTTGGCGGCGATGTACTGAGTCACGATTTTGTGGAAGCGGCACTATTGCGCCGTGCCGGATGGGAGTGTTATCTCATCACCGACACTGACGGCTCATACGAAGAAGTACCCGGCAACATGGTAGATTACGCTATCCGCGACCGTCGCTGGGTGCAGGGGAATATTCAACACTTAGGATTGTTAAGCACTAAGGGACTTAAAGCTACGAACCGGTTGCACTTTGCTTTCGGTGCCTTTGCTTACATGTCGTCGCTGCTGTTATTTATGATGCTCATGGCGGGGACTGCCGATGCGCTGGTTAAAGCGCTTATCGACCCGGTGTATTTTACTTCTGCCCACCAATTATTCCCCGAATGGCAAATTGTCCACGAGGGGTTAATGATAGCCACGCTTTACGGCACCATTGCCTTGCTGTTCATGCCGAAAATGCTGGGCGTTATTCTGGCGCTTATACAGCGCAGAAAAGATTTTGGTGGTGCTTTCAGGCTCATGTCCGGTGCGCTTATCGAGCTGTTTATGGCCGTACTTATCGCGCCTATGATGATGTTCTTCCACAGTTACTTCGTGATCAGCGTATTCATTGGTCACCAGGTAAAGTGGGAAGCGCAAACCCGTGAAGGACGTATGGTGCCATGGAAAGTCGCTATTTCTAAAGCCGCAACAATGACCACTTTGGGGTTAATCTGGGCCGGTGTGACTTTCTATTTCACGCCTTCGCTGTTCCTGTGGTTGCTGCCGGTATTAACCGGTATGGTGTTTGCAGCGCCCATTATCCGTTTAACCAGCAGCTTGTCGTTTGGCAAAACCTGCCGTAGGTTGGGGATCTTTGTGATTCAGGAAGAGATAAAAGAAGCCCCGGTGCTGGTGGAAGTACGTGAGCACATGGCGACTATCTCAGCAGAAGAAATTGCAGGTTATCCTGCGTTGCAACCGGTTCTGCCTGACGAAACCCATCAGACCATGTTCGTGCAGGATCTCAAAGCTCCGCCTTTACCAAAACGCTTAACAGACGGACAGATTGCAGAATTTGCTCAAAGCCGGCCAAAGGCGAAACACGCAGCCTGA
- a CDS encoding glucan biosynthesis protein, protein MLPQLQLANNTEITTPSFTSFVASFCAFFSISPAVMRAFVYCICVGFSTLSLADETATGNLPEGKPILNRVIESAQKNATRDYVVNDHNLADELKNIGYETYRQIRFNPEKSLWHGEHDYEMQFFHPGFLYQQPVTVVTIAPDNSEHTVPFDSNNFIYEKNAESLAGLTDAKSGYAGFRLHYPIKNKEYKDEFAVFLGASYFRLVGKNQVYGISARGLAIDTAMPDGEEFPHFTKFWVVEPREGQPIKIYARLESPSVAGAYSFEIMPGKDTTMQVKSWIFARENVGKLGVAPFTSMFLYGENSQIRRDDYRPEVHDSDGVMMLNSSGEIIWRPLTNPTKLQITSLSDVAPKGFGVLQRDTDFANYLDAEANYHLRPSLWVTPKKGFGKGKLEIVEIPTDSEVNDNIVAYWVPEKPFNAGENRYFEYELKTVEKQPMPYGLATVERTRQGISQLPGFETTEERNVRRFVVDFTLPEGMKLNPDEVNLILDATNGKVEQARVYKVDGDKSVRVTFLVIPDGEAVVDMRMFLNQNETQMSEIWSYVYEPQ, encoded by the coding sequence ATGCTGCCGCAATTACAGTTAGCGAATAACACGGAAATTACGACACCATCTTTTACTTCATTCGTAGCATCCTTTTGCGCATTTTTCTCAATCAGCCCGGCGGTTATGCGCGCCTTTGTATATTGCATTTGCGTGGGCTTCAGCACATTGAGTCTGGCGGATGAAACGGCTACCGGAAACCTGCCGGAAGGCAAACCTATTTTGAATCGCGTTATTGAATCGGCGCAAAAAAATGCTACACGTGATTATGTGGTTAATGATCACAATCTGGCAGACGAATTGAAAAACATCGGTTACGAAACCTATCGTCAAATTCGCTTTAACCCTGAGAAATCCTTGTGGCACGGTGAGCATGATTATGAAATGCAATTTTTTCACCCGGGCTTTCTCTATCAGCAACCTGTCACAGTGGTCACCATTGCTCCGGACAACAGTGAACACACCGTACCCTTTGACAGCAATAATTTCATCTATGAAAAGAATGCAGAGTCGCTGGCCGGCCTGACCGATGCAAAATCCGGCTATGCCGGATTTCGTTTGCATTACCCTATTAAAAACAAAGAATACAAGGACGAATTCGCCGTTTTTCTCGGCGCTTCGTATTTTCGTTTAGTAGGCAAAAATCAGGTTTATGGCATTTCAGCCCGCGGCCTTGCCATCGATACGGCGATGCCGGATGGCGAGGAATTTCCCCACTTTACCAAGTTCTGGGTGGTTGAACCCCGTGAAGGGCAACCCATTAAAATTTACGCACGTTTAGAAAGCCCGTCTGTTGCGGGGGCTTACAGTTTTGAAATCATGCCGGGTAAAGATACCACCATGCAGGTAAAAAGCTGGATATTTGCCCGTGAGAATGTGGGTAAGCTTGGCGTCGCACCATTTACCAGCATGTTCCTTTATGGCGAAAACTCGCAAATCCGCCGCGATGACTATCGTCCTGAAGTGCATGACAGTGACGGGGTGATGATGCTCAACAGTAGCGGGGAAATTATCTGGCGTCCTCTGACTAACCCGACCAAATTACAAATCACCTCGCTGAGCGATGTGGCTCCCAAAGGCTTTGGTGTGCTGCAGCGGGATACTGACTTCGCAAATTACCTTGATGCCGAGGCGAACTATCATCTGCGCCCGAGCTTGTGGGTAACCCCGAAAAAAGGGTTCGGCAAAGGTAAGCTGGAAATCGTAGAGATTCCTACTGATTCAGAAGTGAACGACAATATCGTGGCTTACTGGGTGCCTGAGAAGCCATTCAATGCCGGTGAAAACCGTTACTTTGAATATGAACTCAAGACTGTTGAAAAGCAGCCAATGCCTTATGGTCTGGCGACAGTGGAAAGAACCCGTCAGGGGATCAGTCAGCTGCCCGGCTTTGAAACAACGGAAGAGCGAAATGTGCGCCGGTTTGTTGTTGATTTCACTTTACCGGAAGGCATGAAGCTGAATCCTGATGAGGTGAATCTGATTTTAGACGCCACTAACGGCAAGGTCGAGCAGGCCAGAGTATATAAGGTAGATGGTGATAAAAGTGTTCGCGTGACATTTCTGGTCATTCCCGACGGCGAAGCGGTTGTCGATATGCGCATGTTTTTAAATCAGAACGAAACGCAAATGAGCGAAATCTGGAGCTATGTGTATGAGCCACAATGA
- a CDS encoding porin — MRFTKTFTAFVAATTLSSAAMAASPNWRFAEGGYTNAEIGRADFDGLDLGATYLLENNIYVTGDYSMLDESGTDLDLLTLGAGYRLPLNSFTDAYFGLNYERAEVENNEDSGYSLNAGVRSMVTEQVELQGELGYYDIDDGDVTVKVGANYYFSPRWAVGASYEKIDDLDITQLNARYTF, encoded by the coding sequence ATGCGCTTCACTAAAACTTTTACCGCTTTTGTTGCTGCAACCACACTATCTTCTGCGGCAATGGCTGCATCACCGAACTGGCGCTTCGCTGAGGGCGGCTATACTAATGCCGAAATTGGCCGGGCAGATTTTGACGGGCTTGACCTGGGCGCCACATATTTACTGGAAAACAATATTTATGTTACCGGCGATTACAGCATGCTGGATGAAAGTGGTACCGATCTGGACTTACTGACATTAGGTGCTGGTTACCGGCTGCCTCTGAACAGTTTCACCGATGCCTATTTCGGTCTCAACTATGAACGTGCAGAGGTGGAAAACAACGAAGACAGCGGTTACTCCCTGAATGCCGGTGTGAGATCCATGGTAACTGAACAGGTAGAGCTGCAGGGTGAACTGGGTTACTACGATATCGATGACGGTGATGTCACGGTAAAAGTTGGTGCTAATTACTACTTCTCACCCCGCTGGGCTGTGGGTGCAAGCTATGAAAAAATTGATGATTTGGATATTACACAACTGAACGCCCGTTATACGTTCTGA
- a CDS encoding LysR family transcriptional regulator codes for MLNPVWLETFRTLIDIGHFTQTAEALSMTQPGVSQHIRKLEDACGYPLLKRDTRHFVMTEQGRQIYEYACARKAEETKLMASLNADDPFSGVCNLACSGALAMHLYPSILTLQKAHPGLIAQLEAAPNNRILEGIHAGSLDIGIVTRLPDPHLYDAESFGKEHLSLVLPVEYEGSQVTAALLNKIGLIKHPDVYHYLGLFLSACGDEELSKIKPDSITASGYVNQIGQILLPVTFGLGFTVLPHSAVKPLADAGKVYVPVMPEPVFEPLYWIWQHQRNLPARFTTLFTSLKDA; via the coding sequence GTGTTAAATCCTGTCTGGTTAGAAACATTTCGTACACTTATCGACATCGGCCACTTCACACAAACTGCTGAAGCCCTATCTATGACGCAACCGGGCGTGAGTCAGCACATCCGCAAGCTGGAAGATGCCTGCGGCTATCCGCTTCTCAAGCGGGACACCAGACATTTCGTGATGACAGAGCAGGGCAGACAAATCTACGAATATGCCTGCGCAAGAAAGGCTGAAGAAACAAAGTTAATGGCGAGTCTGAACGCAGATGATCCGTTTTCGGGCGTGTGTAATCTCGCCTGTTCAGGTGCGCTGGCTATGCACCTTTACCCGTCAATACTTACCTTACAGAAAGCTCATCCGGGGTTAATCGCCCAACTGGAAGCCGCACCAAATAACCGTATTCTGGAAGGGATCCATGCGGGCTCACTGGATATTGGCATTGTTACCCGGCTACCCGATCCACACCTGTACGACGCTGAGAGCTTCGGCAAAGAACACCTTTCTCTCGTTCTTCCCGTTGAATACGAAGGAAGTCAGGTAACCGCTGCATTACTGAATAAAATCGGCCTGATCAAACACCCGGATGTGTACCATTACCTCGGCCTGTTTTTGTCTGCCTGTGGTGATGAAGAACTGAGTAAAATCAAACCGGACAGCATTACCGCCTCCGGCTATGTGAATCAGATTGGTCAAATTTTGCTGCCCGTTACCTTTGGGCTGGGATTTACAGTGCTGCCACATTCAGCCGTAAAACCGCTGGCCGATGCTGGAAAAGTCTATGTACCGGTGATGCCCGAACCGGTTTTTGAGCCGCTTTACTGGATTTGGCAGCATCAGCGCAACCTACCGGCGAGATTTACAACCCTGTTTACGAGCCTGAAAGATGCGTGA
- a CDS encoding YheU family protein — MIIPIDALEKDTLRNIVESFVLREGTDYGEVEASFEDKVEQVLTALKQGDVVLVYSELHDSVNIREKGDYRESEEDA; from the coding sequence ATGATTATCCCCATCGACGCGTTAGAGAAAGATACGCTGCGTAACATTGTCGAATCCTTTGTGCTTCGCGAAGGTACTGATTACGGCGAGGTTGAAGCGAGCTTTGAAGACAAAGTGGAACAGGTACTGACAGCACTGAAGCAGGGTGACGTTGTGCTGGTTTATTCAGAGCTCCATGACTCGGTAAATATCCGCGAAAAAGGTGATTACCGGGAAAGTGAAGAAGACGCCTGA
- a CDS encoding hydrolase, producing the protein MHTPEHGHGVVRRSHFEPSWWARNCHIQTIWPRFFQKRRPVSYTWQRINTPDDDFLDLAWGPEPQDMQGMVVMFHGLEGSIRSHYANDMMAALSEQGWQVVMMHFRSCSGEVNRQPRAYHSGETEDPAFFLDWLDKRFPDVPKVAIGFSLGGNMLLKLLGESPGQKWLQAAMAVSAPVKLDACSDSIGEGFSKVYQNYLLKSMKATLTSKMRKLDYKDLLSLTVEQAGKLSSFREFDEKVTAPLHGFKDAQDYYEKCSAYPFLSAIHCPTLIIHSLDDPFMSPSIVPDATALSRSVTLELSEFGGHVGFMQGGFLRPVVWLQQRAVDYFSEFLPVKPAK; encoded by the coding sequence ATGCACACACCTGAACATGGTCATGGCGTTGTTCGCCGCAGTCATTTCGAGCCGTCATGGTGGGCCCGTAACTGTCATATTCAAACTATCTGGCCGCGATTTTTTCAGAAACGCAGACCGGTTTCTTACACCTGGCAGCGTATAAACACGCCCGACGACGACTTTCTTGATCTCGCCTGGGGACCTGAACCACAAGATATGCAGGGCATGGTTGTGATGTTTCACGGCCTTGAAGGCAGTATCCGTTCTCACTATGCCAACGACATGATGGCCGCGCTCAGCGAACAGGGCTGGCAGGTGGTTATGATGCACTTCAGGAGTTGCAGTGGTGAAGTCAACCGTCAGCCCCGCGCTTATCACTCCGGCGAAACAGAAGACCCGGCGTTCTTTTTAGACTGGCTGGACAAACGTTTCCCGGACGTGCCCAAAGTCGCCATTGGCTTTTCGCTGGGCGGCAACATGTTGCTTAAATTGCTGGGTGAAAGCCCCGGTCAGAAATGGCTGCAGGCCGCCATGGCTGTGTCGGCGCCGGTAAAGCTAGATGCGTGCAGCGACAGCATTGGCGAGGGTTTTTCGAAGGTTTACCAGAACTACCTGTTAAAGAGTATGAAGGCCACGCTGACAAGTAAAATGCGTAAGCTGGACTACAAAGATTTGTTATCGCTGACGGTTGAGCAGGCGGGCAAGCTGTCGTCGTTCCGGGAGTTCGATGAAAAAGTGACGGCACCCTTACACGGCTTTAAGGATGCACAGGATTACTACGAGAAATGCAGTGCGTATCCTTTCCTGAGTGCCATTCATTGTCCCACGCTAATTATCCACAGTCTGGACGATCCTTTTATGAGTCCGTCAATTGTGCCGGATGCAACTGCTCTGTCCCGCAGTGTTACCCTTGAACTCAGTGAGTTTGGTGGTCATGTAGGCTTTATGCAGGGCGGCTTTCTGCGACCGGTGGTCTGGCTGCAGCAGCGTGCCGTCGACTATTTTTCTGAGTTTCTGCCAGTTAAGCCAGCAAAGTGA
- a CDS encoding TIGR02444 family protein translates to MNLNTDTFWQYSLDVYGRDNVAATAIALQDDFGVNVNMLLLLCWCMDNGGIVTLNQWQVLHAAIAETESLLVAHREKRRAARQASPFNEKAYDALKREELDLEMQQQEALTTMYNRLSVEYVPVQGVNGSIASFVNLFKLRQQPQAVKYLTSVIQSLHSTAK, encoded by the coding sequence ATGAATCTGAATACTGACACCTTCTGGCAATACAGTTTAGATGTTTACGGACGGGATAACGTCGCTGCCACAGCGATTGCGTTGCAGGATGACTTTGGCGTAAACGTGAATATGTTGCTGCTGTTATGCTGGTGTATGGACAACGGTGGTATTGTCACATTGAACCAGTGGCAGGTGCTGCATGCGGCTATCGCTGAAACTGAAAGTTTACTTGTTGCTCACCGTGAAAAACGCCGTGCAGCAAGACAGGCCAGTCCGTTTAATGAAAAAGCCTATGACGCCCTGAAACGGGAAGAACTGGATCTTGAAATGCAGCAGCAGGAAGCACTTACTACCATGTACAACCGGCTGTCTGTAGAATATGTGCCGGTTCAGGGGGTGAACGGCAGCATTGCCAGTTTCGTGAATTTATTCAAGTTGCGCCAGCAACCTCAGGCGGTTAAATACCTTACGTCAGTGATTCAGTCTCTGCACAGTACCGCGAAGTAA
- a CDS encoding ATP-binding cassette domain-containing protein, whose translation MITLSDVTLMRGSKVLLENASTQIFPGHKTALIGSNGCGKSSLFALLRGELQVDAGDCQVPAHWRIVSVAQETPATDRCAIDYVIDGDKLLRGLQAKLAEAEAKQDGEAMGQLHGQLEHAGAYDVEARAATILAGLGFSTAQLSAPVTDFSGGWRMRLNLAQALLCPSDLLLLDEPTNHLDLDAVIWLEKWLQRYSGTLILISHDKAFIDNTVAQIVSVEQQQLIAYTGNYSSYEKQRAERLRLQNIEYQKQQDKIAHLESFITRFKAKASKAKQAQSRIKQLERMEQILPAHAASAFNFEFAEPTGLPNPLIQMRDIQLGYGDKVILNNVKLNLVPGSRIGLLGRNGQGKSTLIKLLACVHDPMQGSFTTAKGLNVGYFAQHQLETLDPKASAILHLQRLDKQATEQQLRDYLGGFGFHGDQALEPVAPMSGGEKARLVLALIVYQKPNLLLLDEPTNHLDLEMRHALNMALQGFEGAMVLVSHDRFLLTSVCEDFYLVDSGQVEPFNGDLEDYRSWILSQQNEEKAAKQQTDKPKVDRKAEKRREAEFRQSVAPLKKAIEKHEKAMEATSAKLSDVETSLSDTTLYEEQNKARLMALLDEQTTLKQAMEEHEMAWLDAQEAMDTAKATYESEY comes from the coding sequence ATGATCACCTTATCTGACGTTACATTGATGCGTGGTAGCAAAGTGCTACTTGAAAACGCCAGTACACAAATATTCCCCGGACACAAAACCGCTCTGATCGGCAGCAATGGCTGTGGTAAGTCGAGTTTATTCGCATTACTTCGCGGAGAATTACAGGTTGATGCCGGCGATTGTCAGGTACCTGCACACTGGCGCATCGTCAGCGTGGCGCAGGAAACACCGGCCACCGACCGCTGTGCGATAGATTACGTGATTGACGGTGACAAATTACTGCGCGGGTTACAGGCTAAACTGGCTGAAGCCGAAGCGAAGCAGGATGGCGAAGCTATGGGACAACTGCATGGTCAGCTGGAACATGCAGGCGCTTACGACGTAGAAGCTCGGGCGGCTACCATTCTTGCGGGTCTGGGCTTTTCAACCGCTCAGCTGTCAGCACCGGTGACTGATTTTTCAGGTGGATGGCGCATGCGGCTCAACCTGGCGCAGGCACTGCTTTGTCCTTCTGATTTGCTGTTGCTGGACGAACCGACTAACCACCTCGATTTAGATGCCGTTATCTGGTTGGAAAAATGGCTGCAACGTTATTCAGGAACGCTGATTCTTATCTCTCACGATAAGGCATTTATTGATAACACTGTGGCGCAAATCGTCAGTGTCGAACAGCAACAACTTATTGCCTACACAGGCAATTACTCTTCCTACGAAAAGCAGCGTGCAGAACGACTCCGCTTACAGAATATCGAATACCAGAAACAGCAGGATAAAATCGCTCATCTTGAGTCTTTCATTACCCGCTTTAAAGCCAAAGCCAGTAAAGCTAAACAGGCGCAAAGCCGTATCAAGCAACTCGAGCGCATGGAGCAAATTTTGCCGGCCCATGCTGCCAGTGCCTTTAATTTCGAATTTGCTGAGCCAACCGGTCTGCCGAACCCGCTTATTCAGATGCGGGATATTCAACTGGGCTATGGCGACAAGGTTATTCTTAACAACGTCAAACTGAATCTGGTGCCGGGCAGCCGCATCGGGTTGCTGGGACGCAATGGTCAGGGTAAATCGACACTGATCAAACTGCTCGCATGTGTGCACGATCCGATGCAAGGCTCGTTTACCACTGCCAAAGGGCTTAACGTGGGCTATTTTGCCCAGCATCAGCTGGAAACGCTGGATCCCAAAGCCTCTGCTATTTTGCATCTTCAGCGGTTAGATAAGCAGGCTACCGAACAACAGTTACGGGATTACCTGGGAGGCTTCGGTTTTCATGGTGACCAGGCCCTTGAACCTGTTGCACCCATGTCCGGCGGTGAGAAAGCACGTCTGGTACTGGCGTTGATCGTTTACCAGAAGCCCAACTTATTGTTACTCGATGAGCCGACCAACCACCTTGACCTGGAAATGCGTCATGCACTGAACATGGCCTTACAGGGGTTCGAAGGCGCGATGGTTCTGGTATCACACGACCGCTTCCTGCTGACCTCTGTTTGTGAAGACTTTTATCTGGTCGACAGCGGTCAGGTTGAGCCTTTTAACGGTGATCTGGAAGATTACCGCAGCTGGATTTTATCCCAGCAAAATGAAGAGAAAGCGGCGAAGCAGCAAACCGATAAACCGAAGGTAGATCGCAAAGCGGAAAAACGTCGTGAAGCTGAGTTTCGTCAGTCAGTCGCACCGCTGAAAAAAGCGATTGAGAAGCATGAAAAAGCCATGGAAGCCACGTCAGCCAAACTCTCTGACGTGGAAACGTCGTTAAGCGATACCACGTTATACGAAGAGCAAAACAAGGCCAGGCTGATGGCACTGCTTGATGAACAGACAACGTTGAAACAGGCGATGGAAGAGCATGAAATGGCATGGCTCGACGCCCAGGAAGCAATGGATACGGCAAAAGCCACTTATGAATCTGAATACTGA
- a CDS encoding YheV family putative zinc ribbon protein, giving the protein MAERKRKRFIAGATCPKCQALDSIMLFFENNVEKLECVKCGYSQSQTDDKVEAKTRSDENVIGVFKPH; this is encoded by the coding sequence ATGGCTGAACGCAAAAGAAAACGTTTTATCGCCGGCGCAACCTGTCCCAAGTGTCAGGCATTGGATTCCATCATGTTGTTTTTTGAGAACAATGTGGAGAAACTGGAATGCGTTAAGTGCGGATATTCGCAATCGCAAACCGACGACAAAGTAGAAGCGAAAACCCGATCTGATGAAAATGTGATTGGTGTATTTAAGCCACACTGA
- a CDS encoding DUF748 domain-containing protein, with amino-acid sequence MARHKTRTTLKALAILAGLLIIVRISLPFAAQWYINDVLDEGEEFTGSVGDVDIMLWRGAYSLDDVVILKRTGEVEQPFFEAKQVEFSLLWNALLDKALVAQVDLTAPELNFVDGKSDAESQSGENENWLYLADQLVPLKVDRFEIRRGIVRFINPDSEPAVNIELHDIHAVARNLVNSRSLSKDLIATIEASGNTEQQGTITLSGSLNPATKNPTFDINLQANDVALVNFKNFLDTYAPFDLEAGTLELALELASDDGEISGYAKPILHQVEVFSWKGDIEEDDDGFFRGLAEALSAFIAELFENQSEDQIATRIPISGSLNDVDTPVLATIGGILKNAFIQAINGNLEDSVQWRDAEEAKEEKEQEAAGEENPRPDPQ; translated from the coding sequence ATGGCCAGACATAAAACCAGAACCACATTAAAAGCACTCGCGATCCTCGCCGGGCTGCTGATAATTGTCCGCATCAGTTTGCCCTTTGCAGCTCAGTGGTACATCAACGACGTACTGGATGAAGGGGAAGAATTTACCGGTAGTGTTGGTGATGTGGACATAATGCTGTGGCGCGGCGCTTACAGTCTGGATGACGTGGTTATTCTGAAACGGACCGGTGAGGTAGAACAACCGTTCTTTGAAGCAAAGCAGGTAGAATTCAGCCTGTTGTGGAATGCCCTGCTGGATAAAGCACTGGTAGCGCAGGTCGATCTTACCGCACCGGAGCTAAACTTCGTAGACGGTAAAAGTGATGCTGAAAGTCAGTCAGGTGAAAATGAAAACTGGCTTTATCTGGCGGATCAGTTAGTGCCGCTTAAGGTTGACCGCTTTGAAATCCGCCGGGGTATTGTCCGGTTCATCAACCCGGATTCAGAGCCCGCCGTTAACATTGAGCTGCACGATATTCATGCTGTAGCAAGAAATCTGGTTAACAGCCGCTCTTTGTCAAAAGATCTCATTGCCACCATCGAAGCCAGTGGAAATACAGAGCAACAAGGCACCATTACGCTGTCGGGCTCACTGAATCCGGCAACAAAGAATCCGACCTTCGATATCAATCTGCAGGCCAACGATGTGGCGCTGGTGAATTTTAAAAACTTCCTCGATACCTACGCACCCTTCGATTTAGAAGCCGGTACATTAGAACTGGCGCTGGAACTGGCCAGCGACGACGGAGAAATTTCAGGCTACGCCAAGCCTATTCTGCATCAGGTTGAGGTTTTTTCATGGAAAGGTGATATCGAAGAAGATGATGATGGCTTCTTTCGCGGACTCGCCGAAGCACTGTCAGCTTTCATAGCGGAATTGTTCGAAAACCAAAGTGAAGATCAGATAGCCACACGCATCCCCATCTCCGGCTCACTGAATGATGTGGACACACCGGTTCTCGCGACTATCGGTGGCATTTTAAAAAATGCATTTATTCAGGCTATTAACGGTAACCTTGAAGACAGTGTTCAATGGCGCGACGCCGAAGAGGCAAAAGAAGAGAAAGAACAGGAAGCCGCCGGTGAAGAAAACCCGCGCCCTGATCCACAGTAA
- a CDS encoding transposase: MARKLRTSPAGIPQLVQRTGRKGVSPFRDDTDRLTYLDYLGRYAQRYKVAMHAWVAGKDSILFLCTPAAGDGISLMLQATGRLYAQYFHQRYGTSGAIWRDRYKSALVLDDELLLEVYRFIEQKPVNEALCSTPEQYAWSSVSTNALGLPNTMVTPHSAYERTAKQPEQRRALHLQHLQHQNNDLDADIAKSLKMGLAMGDPGFIKRIEQVTGRRLTEGKRGRPRKKAVTS; this comes from the coding sequence ATGGCCAGAAAGCTAAGAACGTCTCCGGCAGGTATTCCGCAACTCGTCCAGCGAACAGGACGAAAAGGTGTGTCCCCGTTTCGGGATGACACTGACAGGCTGACCTATCTCGATTATCTCGGCCGTTATGCACAGCGTTATAAAGTGGCAATGCACGCCTGGGTTGCAGGTAAAGACAGCATTCTTTTTCTGTGCACCCCCGCGGCCGGTGATGGAATCTCATTAATGTTGCAGGCTACCGGGCGACTTTATGCCCAGTACTTTCACCAGCGTTATGGCACCAGCGGGGCAATCTGGCGTGATCGTTATAAATCAGCACTGGTTTTAGATGATGAGCTGCTTTTGGAGGTGTACCGCTTCATAGAGCAGAAGCCGGTAAATGAAGCGTTGTGCAGCACACCTGAACAATACGCCTGGTCAAGTGTCAGTACCAATGCGCTGGGGTTACCCAACACCATGGTAACGCCTCACAGTGCTTACGAACGAACAGCAAAACAACCGGAACAACGAAGAGCACTGCATTTGCAGCACTTGCAGCACCAGAATAACGATCTGGATGCGGATATTGCCAAGTCACTGAAAATGGGACTGGCTATGGGAGATCCCGGTTTCATCAAACGCATTGAACAGGTTACCGGTCGTCGTTTGACGGAAGGTAAGCGCGGACGTCCGCGCAAGAAGGCTGTGACGTCCTGA